TGCTTCTCTGCTTCTCTGCCTTTACAAAAAAACAAAGTAAATAACGGCAGTACCTGCCGCAAACGAAAACAACTAAATAAGAAAATGCTACTATTTAGTTAAAGTACTTTTATCTACAATGCGCATAGTAAATTACATCTCTCTTAAAGGTCTTAATAAAATCTTACATCTTAAGAACCTCTCAACACCAATAAAATCAAAGCCTGTAAGAAATAAAAGTTGATGATTTTATCAACCGAAGTTGATTTTTTAATCAACTGCAAGTTGACGATTTTATCAACCAGAGTTGACGATTTAATCAACTATTAAAAATGGCTATTTCACCTTCAAATAAAGCATTGAGATAGTTTTCTCAAAAAAAACAATTATTTCTCACTTACATCTACTTTTTATCAATTCAAATGCTACTCTATTTATATAAACATAATTAGGTGCATTAATGAATGGTTTAGAAATAGAAAATGATGATGGAAGTATCGGGGCTTTACAAAAAGAGCTTTTAAAGAAAGAGTTGAATGATAAAACATTAGAAGCAGTTAATGACTTGTTAAGCGAAGAACAAGCCGATATTAGTGTCAATGTAAATGTGAAGAAAAATAAACCAAAAGTGATTTTGGGGCAGTTCTTTATAGGTTTTGCAGAAAATCTTTTACAGCTTGATTTAAAACCCACTGAATTCAAAGTCGTAATTTATATTCTCAAAATGATGGATTATGGAAATTTAGTAAGTCTTAAACAATCAACAATTGCAAAAGATTTAAACCTTGATAAAAGCGCCGTTAATCGAGCGTGGAAAGTTCTTATTGCTAAAAAAGTACTTATAGACAACGGGCATATCTATTTCAATTCAAATTTTTGTGCCAAGGGTTTATCAAGCTCATTAGATAAAGAAAGAATTGAGAATCTAAAGCGCAGTAATGTTTCTGACGAAAATATAAAGAAGATGTTGAATCTATGAATGATGGATTTGGGGTTTTCGTCATACTGTGCTTTGTTTTTATCTTCTTGCATCAGAGCGGTGAAGATAGAAAAGTTAATGTGCGTGATATTCAAAATAGACAAGTAGAGCTTGCACAGCAAAAAGCACAAAAAGAAGCACGTATAAAAGCAGTAATTGCTAAAAAATTAGCGATTGAAAATGCAGATCATGATTGTAGAAAAAGGGCTTATGTAGAGGGTGGGAGTGGCGCAGCTAGTCAAACAAAACATTATTTTGATTTTTATCTTTATGAAGATAAAGCTGAATGTTTAGAGTCAACGTATAGCGCTGATTTGTTGGGAGAAGTTGAAAAGGGAAGGCTTTGGCTATATACAAAAAACCAAACTTACACAAAAGCTTTTGTAGTTCAAGAGTATAAATTTTAATGTTTTCTATGCCGCAGGTACTGCGGTATTTACCTTCTCCCCCCTTCCCCCCGCAAGGGGGGTTAACAGGTAAGTTAGAGCATCGTAATTGTATAATGATAGAAAATACAAATTACTATGAATGAAATAGAAGTTAGAGCAAAAGCAGAAAATCTTGTTAGTTCGATAAGAGACTTGAAAGTCGTCAGTGCATTTCAAGTATTATTGAGTAATGCGAATAATATTCAGCAACTACTCTTGCTGATTGAACTTGTCGAATTGCATCAATCAAGCTCAAAAAATAAAGAGCAAGAAATAATTAAGAAAGTAATTTTTCTTGGACAAGAGCGTAGCAATATGTCAGAACGTCTTGCGTTGATTTTTATTGTCAACGATGCTGTGCGTTTATTTTTTAAATCTCGTAAAGTCTCTTTAAAATCGAATGTTGATAAACAGCAGATTTTAAATACACGAAGAGATAATTTGTTTAGACGATTTTGATTTTTTGCTTTTGCTTTTGCCGTAGATTTTGACTGGCTTTTGGGTCCGGGGTATCCCCGGCAAGTAGGAAGCGCCAGCGTCAACCCTTTAGGGTTGTCCTATCTTGAACTCTTCACAGTCGGCTGAACAACTATGAAATTTCGTTGTTACGATATGCTACTATAAAAGCATAACAACTTTAAACACAATGAGTAATTTATATTTACATTGCACAAGCTGCAAGAAAAAAACAAGTCATGGATTGTTGTGGCATATAGAAACAGATTTTGAAATTCCTAAATTTTCAATAGTTTGTAAGACCTGTCGAACAAAGTTCGAGGGTTCGATATGAGCATAAAAAATTGGACTGTAACAACCGAGCGTGTCAAAAACAAAGATTTTGGATTGTCTGAATATGCTAGTTATTTAGCAAGTGCGAAGCACAAGAATCATAAAAACACGACTATCTACCCACTGTTTAACTCTGACGTAAATACGTTTCTTAATAACACTATTCAAGAAACGATTTCATTCGATGCGAAAAACAAAAAAGGAGGTAGAAAAGTTGAGTCTTTTGCTCAGTCTTTTAACTTTATATTACCCCCTCCGCATAAGCCTACCGCTGAACAATGGACAAAAATATCAAAAGATTTGGTCAATACAATTCACAAAGAATTAGAGATAAAAGAGGATGTTAATCGTTTTGGTCGAGCGTGTTTTTTGAATATACACGACCAGGCAAATCCTCACTTAAACCTTCTTGTTCCTAGGATTTTTTCAGGGCAGAGATTGGCTGATTTGGATAGAAAGAACGTTTTAGCGAAATTGAAATTGCAGTTCAATCAGTCAGTATTGAAGCATTGTAATATCGATCATACACATCACAAGCCGTTGAGAACAAACGTGGGCAGGCGCAAGACTGCACAACGTCACGAGTATGACAAAGCAAAAGAAGAAGTTCAAAACGCTTCGAAACTCGTTTTGGAAACGCAGAACGTCACCACTGTTGCAGTTCTTTCACAGAAAGAAGCAGAGACAAAATTGAAAGAATTAGAGATTAAAGAAATTGAGCTGGACAATAAAAAGTCTCAAATAATGCTTGAAAGAGCAAAATTGGGTTTTATTTTAAAAGCATTTAATGATTTTAAATCGAGTTTGATTTATTGGGTTAAAAGTATAAGAGATGGTACGACGCTTGATGTTTTGATTAACAGGCAAGACGTTGAGGAAAAAGCAAATCGTATTGTCGAAAGTGATAAAGCTGATGAAAGTGATATTTTGCTTGTTGATAACATGATTGGCGCAGAAGTTTCAGAGCTTGAAAAAGATGGTTTGGAAGTAACAAGACCGACATATCGTAGACGTAACAAACTCAATAGTTCCACGTGAAACACTTTTTCGAATCGGAGTCCTTTTAGTTAGACAATTTCCAATTGTCCAACTAAAAGGACTAGTGGTTTTTTTTCAGAATCATGTTTTGATGCATATCTTCTAAAATGTTTAGGTAAAGTTCAGCCCCACCGGATAACTCTCCAACATCTTTAATCATTTCATTTTCTACAATAACTCGCACAACACCGTTTTTGAATTTCACAATCATAGTTGGAATTAAAGTCGAGCGTTTATCCTCAACGCCAGTAATTAGATTTTTCTTTGAGTAACCCCGGCAAAAAAATTGGATATTCTCAATTATCTGTTTCAAATGGTTGTTGATATTAATTCTTTTTCGTGTTGCTTCATCACTCTTGTCATTGAGCAGTTCTAGAATATTTTCTTGATTGAAATTTCTAGAAACTTCAATCTGTGCTACTGACGTTTCTTTTTCTTCTTTCAGCGTTTTTAGCGCATTGATTTGTTCACGCTGTAACGTTTCAAACTCGATAAGCATTTCGTTCAATGTGTCAGATATATTTTTGCCAGTGCGGAGCATTTCTCTGATTTGCTTCTTTAACTGTTCAAGCTGATGATTTGTATTTTTTAAAGCTCTTTCAACATCTTTGATTGAGTTATTGAGACGTAAAATATTTTCATCATTTTCAAAAATTTCGGATAGATTTAACCGGTCTGTTTTTTCAAAGAAAAACTGCATTGCTTCACTTGCGTTGTATGTGAGTCGTTTACCTAAAACGCATTTTCCTGACATTGAATTTGTACAAACGAAATAGTGTTTATTGCTTCTTTCACTGCTTGATTTATCCATGTATCTAATTGTTCCATGGCAGTGATAGCATGTAATAAAGCCTTGAAATACGTTTAATCTTGATTTGTTAAATTTTCCCGAAAATGGCTTGCGCCCTAAAACCTTTTCTTGAACTTCTTCAAAAATAGACTTATCAACAATGGACGGATAATAATCGTGAATGGTTGGTCCTTCGGGCATTAGCTTCATCTGTCCCATTTCACTTTCGTGAAATTTCATGGGCTGATGTTCGCCTATAACCTTCCTATTTTTGAGGAGGTATTGTATTTGATGAATAGAGTATTTTGGTTCGTCAGGTCCAAGCCAATCATTAACGTATCTAGCCGTTTCGCTTAAACCTTTTGATAAAGCCAAATCGAAAATTTTTCTAATTTTCCGAGCTTCATTTTCTATGATAAAGAACTTTGCTGGTTCATCACCTGGTCGAGCTTTAACTACTCCACTAACCCCTATCCAACTCGGTGTTTTTCTAGTTTTAACAGATTTTGTTTTTCGCATTTCATCACGATGAATATTCCAAGCCGAACTTGTGAAGTCGCTTTTTCTTGATGATTCTGCGTTTGCTCGTTCAAACTCAATAATTGCGATAAAAAAATCAGATGATAAAAGCGTGTCTTTTGAATAGATTTTTCCCGTGTCTAATACAGCAATGTCAATACCTCTATTTAATAGGTTAAGAAAAATCTGTGTTGATTTAATTACTTTTTGTCTTGAAAGTCGGTCGAAGTTTTCAATTAGTAGGATTGAATTTTGGTCGATTAACCCTTGTTCCACCAAGTCGATAAAATCACCTAATTGACCTTGTTTTGCGTTTTTACCGCGAAAAGCTGAAACGCCCAAATCTTCCAAGGTCGTATCTACGATGAGGTTGTGTTTATCGACAAAATGCTGAATATCGCTCTGTCTAGCGAAGCTAGTGCCTAGCTCTTGCTTTTTATGACTGAAACGTATGTATGAGTAGCACTTGCGTTGCATTTCAGACGCTCCGACCTTTTGAGTGTCTTATAGCGTAGCACAGGTGCATCTACTGCTACGCGCGGCCCAGCCATGCCTATTGGGATATGTCGCCGGGGCTGGATTTCGAAACCAGGCTGATCGCCAAGACCAATGCTGCCGATGTGCTGGAACAACAGCTGTCCAAGCCGGGCTATGTGTGTGCGCCGATCAACCTGGGCTCCAATACCGACCCGTACCAGCCCATCGAACGTGAATACAAGATCACGCGGCAAACCCTCGAAGTGCTGCTGCGCTACCGGCACCCGGTGACCATCATCACCAAGGGGTCGTTGATACTGCGCGATCTCGACCTGCTGAGCGAGTTGGCCCGGCAGCGGCTGGTGGCGGTGATGATCAGCCTCACCAGCCTGGACGACGAGCTCAAGCGCATCCTGGAGCCACGCACGGCGGCGCCCAAGGCGCGCTTGCGGGCGATACGGGTGATGCGTGACGCCGGCATCCCGGTGGGCGTGCTGTGCTCGCCGATGATTCCGATGATCAACGACAGCGAGCTCGAAAGCCTGCTGGCCGAAGCCAATGCGGCCGGCGCGCAAAGTGCGGCCTACATGATGCTGCGCCTGCCATTGGAGGTGGCGCCGCTGTTCGAGGAGTGGTTGGCGGCGCATTACCCGCAGCGCGCGGCCCATGTGATGAGCCTGGTGCGCCAGGTGCGCGGCGGTGAGGTGTACGACAGCCGCTTCGGTGTGCGCATGCGTGGCGAGGGGCCGTTTGCCGATCTGCTGGCACAGCGTTTCAGCAAGGCGATCAAGCGCCTGGGGCTGAATCGTCGCGAAGGCTTCAACCTGGATTGCACGGCGTTCTGCCCACCGGGCAGACAGATGGCTTTGTTGTAAACTGAAGGGGATCAACCCAACGCTTGCGTAGGAATGGTCGCGTTTTGACATCACTGAAACCCGCGAGCTAGAGCGTTTCATTCAGTTTGAGTTAAGTTTCGGTGGTTACCTTGTTCAGCGAGTGACTGATCAGTCGACGCGCTGGGTGTGTGGTGTTTACAACTATTGCACAGGCCAGGCGTCAGAACTGAGTTGAGCCACTCCCCTGCCTTAATCAAGAGGATGAATTATGAGTGACAAGGATAAACAGCCGTTGGCTGCGTCGGCTTCAGCCCCTCACGAGGCCGAGTCCGCCGATGCAGCGCTAAAGCACATCGTTGACGGCTTTTTGCATTTCCATCACGACGTCTTCCCGCAGCAGGAAGAACTCTTCAAGAAACTCGCCACGGCCCAGAGCCCACGGGCGATGTTTATTACCTGCGCCGATTCGCGCATCGTGCCTGAGCTGATCACCCAGAGCTCCCCCGGCGACCTGTTCGTGACGCGTAACGTCGGCAACGTGGTGCCGCCTTATGGCCAGATGAACGGCGGTGTTTCCACGGCCATCGAGTACGCGGTACTCGCCCTGGGCGTGCAGCACATCATCGTTTGCGGGCATTCCGACTGCGGCGCCATGCGCGCGGTACTCAACCCCCAGAGCCTGGAAAAGATGCCAACGGTGCGTGCCTGGTTGCGCCACGCCGAAGTCGCCAAGTCGATGGTTGAGGACAACTGCGACTGCGCCAATGAGCACGAAAGCATGAAGGTGCTGACGGAAGAAAACGTTATCGCCCAGTTGCAGCACCTGCGCACCCACCCTTCCGTGGCTTCGCGCATGGCCAATGGTCAGTTGTTTATCCATGGCTGGATCTACAACATCGAGACCAGTGAAATCCGTGCTTACGACGCGGATCAAGCGGCGTTCCGATCGCTGAGCGGCGACGGGCCGATCCCTTGCGCGACGCCTAAAGCGCGCTTCTAAAAACACTTCCCTGCCGGGTAAAGCGGTGGCTGCCATGGACGCAGCCAGGCTTTGCCGCGCCCGGCGAATGCCTCGGGAGAGTCATCATGCGTGCTGCTCAATTGAAAGCTGTATTGCCACGGGAGCTGCTCGCGTCTGTGGTTGTGTTTCTGGTCGCCCTGCCCTTGTGCATGGGCATCGCGATTGCGTCCGGCATGCCGCCGGCCAAGGGCCTGATCACCGGGATTATCGGTGGCCTGGTGGTGGGCTGGCTGGCGGGATCGCCGCTGCAAGTCAGCGGGCCTGCCGCAGGGTTGGCGGTGTTGGTGTTCGAGCTGGTCCGCCAGCACGGCATGATGATGCTGGGGCCGATCCTGTTGTTGGCGGGGTTCCTGCAACTGGTGGCCGGGCGTTTGCGCCTGGGCTGCTGGTTTCGTGTCACCGCGCCGGCCGTGGTGTACGGCATGCTGGCGGGAATCGGCGTGCTGATTGTGTTGTCGCAGGTGCATGTGATGCTCGACGGTGCGCCCAAGCCTTCGGGGCTGGATAACCTGGCGGGCTTCCCGGCCGCCTTGGTTGAGGCGATTCCGACCCTCGGTGGTGGCCTGGGTTGGCAGGCCGGTTTGCTCGGTTTATCGACAATGCTGGTGATGTACCTGTGGGATAAATTCCGCCCGCAAACACTGCGTTTCGTGCCGGGCGCCCTGCTGGGCGTGGGGTTGGCAACCGTCACCAGCCTGGTGCTGGCGTTGCAGGTCAAGCGCGTGGAAGTCCCGGAAAACCTGGCCGACGCCATCGACTGGCTACGCCCCAGCGACTTGCTGAACCTGGCCGATCCACAGTTGTTGATCGCCGCATTTGCCGTGGCCTTTATCGCCAGCGCCGAGACCCTGCTGTCTGCCGCAGCGGTTGACCGCATGCACAGCGGCCAGCGTTCCGACTTCGATAAGGAATTGTCTGCACAAGGCGTGGGCAACATGCTGTGCGGGCTGGTCGGTGCCCTGCCAATGACCGGCGTGATCGTGCGCAGCTCGGCCAACGTGCAAGCGGGCGCCACCACGCGCTTGTCGGCGATGTTCCACGGTGTGTGGCTGCTGGGGTTCGTGTTGTTGCTGTCGAGCGTGCTGCAAAGCATTCCGGTCGCGAGCCTGGCGGGCGTGCTGGTGTACACCGGGATCAAGCTGGTGGACGTTAAGGCGTTCAAGGCATTGGGACGCTATGGGCGGATGCCGATGTTTACCTATGCCGCGACGGCGCTGGCGATCATCTTCACCGACCTGCTGACCGGCGTGCTGGTGGGCTTCGGGTTGACGTTGGTGAAACTGGCCTTCAAGGCGTCGCGACTGAAAGTCAGCCTGATCGACCTGCCTCAGGACGGTGAGATGGAACTGCGTTTGACCGGCGCGGCGACCTTTTTGAAGGTCCCGGCGCTGACCCAAGTGCTGTCGACGGTGCCCGCAGGGACCACGCTGCATGTGCCGCTGAGCAACCTGAGCTACATCGACCATTCCTGCCTGGAGTTGCTGGAGGAATGGGGTCGGGCCAATGCGGCCAAGGGCTCTACGCTGGTGATCGAGGCGCGTGGGTTGAAGCGCCGGCTGGAAGGCCGCGTGCGCACGACGGTGGGGATTGGTTCGGCGCCTGTCTGAACACCACAAAACACTGTGGGAGCCGGGCTTGCCCGCGATGAGGGAGTGTCAGTCAACACATTGGCTGACTGACATACCGCCATCGCGGGCAAGCCCGCTCCCACATGGGTTTTGCATCATATTGAAGAGTTAAGCAGGCTGATCCAACGCCAACTCAACCCCCAGCTGCCGCGACAGGCACGGCCAGCGCTTCCACGCCGCTTCGGTTTTCGGGCTCTTGAGCGTCTCGCGGTACGCCTCGACCGATTCCAGCGCAAAGCTGTCTTCGTTGAGCATTTCATCCACTGCCAAGTGCACGGCTTCATCCAGTTGATTGGCAAACGCCTCGCCGATCAGTTGATGAGCGATCAGGTTGGCGACGGTGGTATCCGCCGGAATCAACGGCTGACCGAAATGCTTGATGTACAGGTCGTTGACCTCTTCCACCAACCGATGGGCCAGGTAGGCTTCGTCGAGCAGGCCGTCGAGGCCTTCGTGGCCGGCCAGGATCGCGGGCGGCTGCAGGAAGAAATGCTCGGCAATCTTCAGCACCGGTTTGATCTGGCTTTCGATACCGGCTTCGCGGGCCACGTCATTGGCGGCTTCGAGCAAATCCGGGACCAGCTCGATGTAGGCGGTAACAAAACGGGTCATGACAATGTTGCGATCACCGTCAGCCAGGGAGATGGCCGAATGCAGGTGCGGCAATTGTTTTTCCAGTTGCTGGGCAAGCTGGCCAGTGCTGGCTTCGTGTTGATGGGCACGGGAAATCTGCTCGCGCAACGCGGCGGTGTTCATGAATGCTCCAGTGAAACAGGCGTAGGAAAAGGGAAAGGACAAGGTAGCTCGTTTATACGAGCGCCTAAGACGCGTTTGTCATAATTATTTCATGGTTATGCGCATGCGTTATATCGAATTGCCATCGTTCGTCGGATAAACGTTTGCGGGCCCGTATTTATTAGGCCCGCCCGTCTGTTTTTGCTCATTTGCCCCTACACATTGCGGGGTTGCCGCGGCTGTCTATACTCGATTTTGTACGCAATTAGCTGATGACGCCCAACTGCATGAAGCAGGCAAGGCTTGGCGGTTGTAAGCAGTATGGAAGCCGCTCCCTTCGCCGCAGGTGCAAACCGGCGGGATAACAAGAAACATAAAGGGGAACCCGCAATGACGCGACATCCACACGTTTGGATGGGCCTACTGTTGTGGTCAGTATTCGGCCAGGCGCACGCCGCCTGGACAACGAATATGGCGCCAGGGGCGACTGAAGTCAGTCACGCCGTGTTTGACCTGCACATGACCATTTTCTGGATTTGTGTGGTGATCGGCATTGTCGTGTTTGGCGCGATGTTCTGGTCGATGATCCTGCACCGCCGGTCTACGGGCCAGGTGGCCGCCAAGTTTCACGAGAGCACGACCGTGGAAATCCTCTGGACCGTGGTGCCCTTGCTGATCCTGGTGGCAATGGCCATTCCGGCCACCAAAACCCTGATCAATATCTACGACAGCACCGAGTCGGATATCGATATTCAGGTCACCGGCTACCAATGGAAGTGGCATTACAAATACCTGGGCCAGGACGTGGAGTTCTTCAGCAACCTGGCCACGCCCGCCGAGCAAATCCATAACCAGGCCACCAAGGGCGAGCACTATTTGCTCGAAGTCGACCAGCCGCTGGTGCTGCCGGTGGGCGCCAAAGTGCGCTTCCTGGTGACCGCCGCCGACGTGATCCACTCGTGGTGGGTGCCGGCCTTTGCGGTCAAGCGCGACGCCATCCCCGGCTTCGTCAACGAGGCCTGGACCCGTGTCGAGAAGCCCGGCATCTACCGTGGCCAGTGCGCCGAGCTGTGCGGCAAGGACCACGGCTTTATGCCGATTGTGGTCGAGGTCAAATCCAAGGCCGACTACGACACCTGGCTCGGCGAGCGCAAGGCCGAAGCGGCCAAGCTCAAGGAGCTGACCTCCAAAGAGTGGACGCTGGACGAGCTGGTGGCGCGTGGCGACAAGGTCTACCACACCACCTGCGTGGCCTGTCACCAGGCCGAGGGCCAGGGCCTGCCGCCGATGTTCCCGGCGCTCAAGGGCTCACCGATTGCCACCGGGCCTAAGGAAGACCACCTGCACCGCGTGTACTTCGGCAAGCCCGGCACCGCCATGGCCGCCTTCGGCAAACAGCTGTCGGAAGTGGATATCGCTGCCGTAGTGACTTACGAGCGCAATACCTGGGGCAACAACAAAGGCGACATGGTCACGCCTAAAGACGTGCTGGCCATCAAGCAGGCGGAAAGCAAATGACAGCCCTTACTGCGTATGCCACGAACCGTCCCGCCCACTCGCTTGCAGGAGAACGGCCATGAGCACTGTGATCGACCATGGGCATGCCGACCATGCCCACGGCCCCGCCAAAGGCCTGATGC
The sequence above is a segment of the Pseudomonas sp. R76 genome. Coding sequences within it:
- a CDS encoding recombinase family protein — its product is MQRKCYSYIRFSHKKQELGTSFARQSDIQHFVDKHNLIVDTTLEDLGVSAFRGKNAKQGQLGDFIDLVEQGLIDQNSILLIENFDRLSRQKVIKSTQIFLNLLNRGIDIAVLDTGKIYSKDTLLSSDFFIAIIEFERANAESSRKSDFTSSAWNIHRDEMRKTKSVKTRKTPSWIGVSGVVKARPGDEPAKFFIIENEARKIRKIFDLALSKGLSETARYVNDWLGPDEPKYSIHQIQYLLKNRKVIGEHQPMKFHESEMGQMKLMPEGPTIHDYYPSIVDKSIFEEVQEKVLGRKPFSGKFNKSRLNVFQGFITCYHCHGTIRYMDKSSSERSNKHYFVCTNSMSGKCVLGKRLTYNASEAMQFFFEKTDRLNLSEIFENDENILRLNNSIKDVERALKNTNHQLEQLKKQIREMLRTGKNISDTLNEMLIEFETLQREQINALKTLKEEKETSVAQIEVSRNFNQENILELLNDKSDEATRKRININNHLKQIIENIQFFCRGYSKKNLITGVEDKRSTLIPTMIVKFKNGVVRVIVENEMIKDVGELSGGAELYLNILEDMHQNMILKKNH
- a CDS encoding SulP family inorganic anion transporter encodes the protein MRAAQLKAVLPRELLASVVVFLVALPLCMGIAIASGMPPAKGLITGIIGGLVVGWLAGSPLQVSGPAAGLAVLVFELVRQHGMMMLGPILLLAGFLQLVAGRLRLGCWFRVTAPAVVYGMLAGIGVLIVLSQVHVMLDGAPKPSGLDNLAGFPAALVEAIPTLGGGLGWQAGLLGLSTMLVMYLWDKFRPQTLRFVPGALLGVGLATVTSLVLALQVKRVEVPENLADAIDWLRPSDLLNLADPQLLIAAFAVAFIASAETLLSAAAVDRMHSGQRSDFDKELSAQGVGNMLCGLVGALPMTGVIVRSSANVQAGATTRLSAMFHGVWLLGFVLLLSSVLQSIPVASLAGVLVYTGIKLVDVKAFKALGRYGRMPMFTYAATALAIIFTDLLTGVLVGFGLTLVKLAFKASRLKVSLIDLPQDGEMELRLTGAATFLKVPALTQVLSTVPAGTTLHVPLSNLSYIDHSCLELLEEWGRANAAKGSTLVIEARGLKRRLEGRVRTTVGIGSAPV
- the coxB gene encoding cytochrome c oxidase subunit II; this encodes MTRHPHVWMGLLLWSVFGQAHAAWTTNMAPGATEVSHAVFDLHMTIFWICVVIGIVVFGAMFWSMILHRRSTGQVAAKFHESTTVEILWTVVPLLILVAMAIPATKTLINIYDSTESDIDIQVTGYQWKWHYKYLGQDVEFFSNLATPAEQIHNQATKGEHYLLEVDQPLVLPVGAKVRFLVTAADVIHSWWVPAFAVKRDAIPGFVNEAWTRVEKPGIYRGQCAELCGKDHGFMPIVVEVKSKADYDTWLGERKAEAAKLKELTSKEWTLDELVARGDKVYHTTCVACHQAEGQGLPPMFPALKGSPIATGPKEDHLHRVYFGKPGTAMAAFGKQLSEVDIAAVVTYERNTWGNNKGDMVTPKDVLAIKQAESK
- a CDS encoding carbonic anhydrase is translated as MSDKDKQPLAASASAPHEAESADAALKHIVDGFLHFHHDVFPQQEELFKKLATAQSPRAMFITCADSRIVPELITQSSPGDLFVTRNVGNVVPPYGQMNGGVSTAIEYAVLALGVQHIIVCGHSDCGAMRAVLNPQSLEKMPTVRAWLRHAEVAKSMVEDNCDCANEHESMKVLTEENVIAQLQHLRTHPSVASRMANGQLFIHGWIYNIETSEIRAYDADQAAFRSLSGDGPIPCATPKARF